A genomic segment from Malaclemys terrapin pileata isolate rMalTer1 chromosome 1, rMalTer1.hap1, whole genome shotgun sequence encodes:
- the TEX26 gene encoding testis-expressed protein 26 encodes MWDPYETTMKHEYPYREPVETEAVRPRTSKGHVNPYQLSDPIGFNTYREEFCWKPYSKAEPIMTGSSSGTRRNNPHPSQSFMIWKVPREEKAQPSNSFSPWTQPISKQEVEEAIRAQFSSTYNGDYLGLPQGLQIKDTIPVPPDWKKKIPHPPATEFRHHYQAPARIHDFMDFSCKYGCNAKRHIPAKGVVPTVIFSHIQNQENIKQMTTYQRDFGKEYFNIISMLNSLDPEQVNKYIERAPKQERAILQHFLNTVCGSQSEKFRRTSPSKKLSSDKLSECK; translated from the exons ATGTGGGATCCATATGAAACTACAATGAAACATGAATACCCATATAGAGAACCAGTGGAGACTGAAGCAGTACG GCCCAGAACATCAAAAGGACATGTGAATCCATACCAACTTAGTGATCCTATTGGCTTTAATACTTACAGAGAAGAGTTCTGTTGGAAACCATATTCCAAGGCAGAACCTATAATGACTGGCTCTTCATCAGGAACAAGAAGAAACAATCCTCATCCCAGTCAA AGTTTCATGATTTGGAAGGTGCCTCGAGAAGAAAAAGCGCAGCCCTCCAACAGCTTTTCACCCTGGACACAGCCTATTTCTAAACAAGAGGTCGAGGAAGCAATCAGAGCACAGTTCAGCTCTACCTATAATGGAGATTATTTAGGATTACCACAGG GTTTACAAATTAAAGATACTATTCCTGTGCCtcctgactggaaaaaaaaaatcccacatccTCCAGCAACTGAGTTTAGGCATCATTACCAGGCCCCAGCCCGCATCCATGACTTCATGGACTTTTCCTGTAAATATGGATGTAATGCAAAAAGGCATATTCCAGCAAAAGGAGTTG TTCCTACCGTGATATTTTCTCACATCCAGAACCAAGAAAACATTAAACAGATGACCACGTACCAAAGAGATTTTGGGAAAGAATATTTCAATATCATATCAATGTTAAATTCTCTGGATCCAGAACAAGTTAATAAGTACATTGAAAGAGCTCCAAAGCAAG AGAGAGCAATTCTTCAGCACTTTCTTAACACAGTTTGTGGGAGCCAGAGTGAGAAATTCAGAAGGACTTCACCTTCAAAGAAACTATCATCTGACAAACTATCTGAATGCAAATGA